The following are encoded together in the Adhaeribacter arboris genome:
- a CDS encoding SRPBCC family protein, with amino-acid sequence MTNNKQTVIAKDLANKKLKVVREFAAPLEQVWKAWTESNLLDLWWAPKPWKAKTKSMDFREGGFWLYCMEGPDGTQSWARADFQTIVPQKSFTAVDSFCDENGNKNADFPSMHWKNEFNSISSGTKVEIEISFTDEADMTKILEMGFEEGFTAALGNLDELFLNQFSTGAEKVVS; translated from the coding sequence ATGACTAACAACAAACAGACCGTAATCGCCAAAGATTTAGCCAACAAAAAGCTTAAAGTAGTAAGAGAATTTGCTGCCCCGCTGGAACAAGTATGGAAAGCCTGGACGGAAAGTAATTTATTAGATTTATGGTGGGCGCCTAAGCCTTGGAAAGCAAAAACAAAATCTATGGATTTTCGGGAAGGCGGCTTTTGGCTCTACTGCATGGAAGGCCCGGATGGAACCCAATCTTGGGCACGAGCCGACTTCCAGACAATTGTTCCCCAAAAAAGCTTTACTGCCGTGGACTCCTTCTGTGATGAAAACGGCAATAAAAATGCGGATTTCCCTAGTATGCACTGGAAGAATGAATTCAACTCCATCAGTTCCGGGACGAAAGTAGAGATTGAAATTTCCTTTACCGACGAAGCAGATATGACTAAAATTTTAGAAATGGGCTTTGAAGAAGGATTTACCGCAGCGCTTGGTAATCTGGACGAATTGTTCCTGAATCAGTTTTCAACTGGCGCCGAAAAAGTAGTTAGCTAG
- a CDS encoding multinuclear nonheme iron-dependent oxidase → MPEILPAIACNLDADILAAALPLFGESRIEAIEWSFDTLFRTAQIPSWFLELLKAFSNEKRLVGHGVFFSLFSGKWSPNQQNWLKQLRQLSSEFDFDHITEHFGFMTGQNFHYGAPLPIPFSKTTLAIGQDRLARIYDACHCPVGLENLAFSYSLDEVKQHGEFLEQLITPINGFIILDLHNLYCQIYNFSIAYEDIINLYPLHRVREIHISGGTWQDSNVAPARKIRRDTHDEAVPKEVFQLLDWTIDKCPNLKYVVLEQLGNALKTKESKKIFYQDFLKMEVIVQSKSNSLAPQPTNLFLPDLPNLPTTIIEDENLHQQQLQLSAILEKAPTYTEAFELLFSSSLAHSDWKIESWEPYMLETARSIAQKWKK, encoded by the coding sequence GTGCCAGAGATTTTACCTGCCATAGCCTGTAATTTAGATGCGGATATTCTGGCAGCGGCTTTGCCATTATTTGGAGAAAGCCGGATAGAAGCCATTGAATGGTCGTTTGATACCCTGTTTCGTACTGCTCAAATTCCGTCTTGGTTTTTAGAATTATTAAAAGCATTCAGTAACGAAAAAAGGCTGGTGGGGCACGGAGTATTTTTTTCGTTGTTTTCCGGCAAATGGTCCCCCAACCAACAAAATTGGCTCAAACAACTGCGGCAACTATCTTCGGAATTTGACTTTGACCATATTACCGAGCATTTTGGTTTTATGACCGGCCAAAATTTTCATTATGGTGCGCCACTTCCCATACCTTTTTCTAAAACTACCTTAGCCATTGGCCAGGATAGGTTAGCCCGCATTTACGATGCCTGCCATTGTCCGGTTGGCTTGGAAAATCTGGCTTTTTCTTATTCGTTGGACGAAGTAAAACAGCATGGTGAATTTTTGGAACAATTAATAACCCCCATTAACGGTTTTATCATCCTGGATTTACACAATCTTTATTGCCAGATTTATAATTTTTCCATTGCTTACGAAGACATTATTAATTTATATCCTTTACATAGAGTGCGGGAGATCCATATTTCCGGCGGCACCTGGCAGGATTCGAACGTAGCGCCAGCAAGAAAAATACGCAGAGATACCCACGATGAAGCCGTACCGAAGGAAGTTTTTCAGTTGTTGGATTGGACTATAGACAAGTGCCCCAATTTGAAATACGTGGTTCTGGAGCAACTCGGCAACGCTCTAAAAACTAAGGAGAGTAAGAAGATATTTTACCAGGATTTTTTAAAAATGGAAGTGATTGTTCAGAGTAAAAGTAATTCTCTGGCACCTCAACCTACCAATCTGTTTCTGCCTGACCTTCCTAATTTACCTACTACAATTATAGAAGACGAAAACCTACATCAACAACAATTACAGCTTTCGGCTATTTTAGAAAAAGCGCCTACGTATACGGAAGCTTTTGAATTACTCTTTTCTTCTTCCTTAGCGCACTCCGATTGGAAAATTGAAAGTTGGGAACCGTACATGCTCGAAACCGCCAGGAGCATTGCCCAAAAGTGGAAAAAGTAA
- a CDS encoding ArsR/SmtB family transcription factor: MRRDVFQAIADPTRRAILSLIALQAMTPNALAEHFASSRQAVSKHIKILTECELVKQEQAGREIYYNLNPQKMQEVDKWLAPFRALWEDRFNQLDTVLQNLKNKNHD; this comes from the coding sequence ATGCGAAGAGACGTATTTCAGGCCATTGCCGACCCGACCCGGAGAGCCATTCTTAGCTTGATTGCCTTACAAGCTATGACTCCTAATGCCCTCGCGGAACATTTTGCCAGTAGTCGGCAAGCCGTATCAAAACACATTAAAATATTAACCGAGTGCGAACTCGTGAAACAGGAACAGGCCGGGAGAGAAATCTATTACAACTTAAATCCTCAGAAAATGCAGGAAGTAGATAAATGGTTAGCTCCTTTCCGGGCGCTGTGGGAAGACCGGTTCAACCAATTAGATACTGTATTACAAAACTTAAAAAATAAAAACCATGACTAA
- a CDS encoding chryseobasin-related MNIO class RiPP peptide, producing the protein MKLSKTLLSALLLGITVQTTTSCEKKELPQPNSGKEESSKEQGKEAPVNCPGCGMG; encoded by the coding sequence ATGAAACTGTCAAAAACCTTACTGAGTGCCCTTTTGCTGGGTATAACGGTGCAGACTACCACCAGCTGCGAAAAAAAAGAGTTACCTCAACCTAATTCCGGAAAAGAGGAAAGCAGTAAAGAACAAGGAAAAGAGGCTCCCGTTAATTGCCCGGGTTGTGGAATGGGTTAA
- a CDS encoding GNAT family N-acetyltransferase → MEVEIKKLKSQDLNTFIELIRVFEDVFEMKNFILPDSKHLQQLLAQDSFFVFVALVNDKVVGGLTTYTLQQYYSTLPVVYIYDLAVLTSYQRQDIGRMLIANLNQYCKEIGVQEVFVQADEIDDYALEFYRATGGTAEKVVHFTYPLISSAS, encoded by the coding sequence ATGGAGGTAGAAATCAAGAAATTAAAAAGCCAAGACCTGAATACCTTTATAGAACTTATCCGCGTATTTGAAGATGTTTTTGAAATGAAAAATTTTATTCTACCCGACTCAAAACATCTTCAGCAATTATTAGCTCAGGATAGCTTTTTTGTATTTGTAGCCTTGGTAAACGATAAGGTGGTGGGCGGCTTAACTACCTATACCTTGCAACAATATTATTCTACTTTACCTGTAGTTTATATTTATGACCTGGCCGTTTTAACCAGCTACCAGCGCCAAGATATTGGAAGAATGCTGATTGCCAATTTAAACCAATACTGTAAAGAAATTGGGGTGCAAGAAGTATTTGTGCAGGCCGACGAAATAGACGATTACGCCCTGGAATTTTACCGAGCCACGGGAGGAACTGCCGAAAAGGTGGTTCATTTTACCTACCCTTTAATTTCTTCAGCATCTTAA
- a CDS encoding DNA-3-methyladenine glycosylase, translating to MPKLPKSFYTRAGVVQIARDLLGKYLFTNLDGVITGGKIVETEAYSGENDMACHSHSGRRTARTEIMFQEGGVAYVYLIYGIYALFNIITNEAEKADAVLIRAIEPIEGLPEILLRRNQTKVTPKLTAGPGLVTLALGITKKHYGTDLTGDTIWLENRGEIIQEEQIIASPRVGVDYAGEDALLPWRFRVQGSPWTSKAK from the coding sequence ATGCCCAAACTTCCTAAATCTTTTTATACCCGCGCCGGGGTAGTACAAATTGCGCGCGACCTGTTAGGTAAGTACTTATTTACCAATTTAGACGGCGTAATTACCGGCGGTAAAATAGTAGAAACCGAAGCTTACAGCGGCGAAAACGATATGGCTTGTCATTCGCACAGCGGGCGGCGTACGGCTCGTACCGAAATCATGTTCCAGGAGGGCGGTGTGGCTTACGTTTATCTTATTTATGGTATTTACGCCTTATTTAACATTATTACCAACGAAGCCGAAAAAGCCGATGCGGTCTTAATCCGGGCAATTGAACCTATCGAAGGTTTGCCGGAGATACTGTTGCGCCGTAACCAAACCAAAGTTACTCCCAAATTAACCGCTGGTCCGGGGTTGGTAACATTAGCTCTAGGAATCACTAAAAAACATTACGGCACCGATTTAACCGGCGATACAATTTGGTTAGAAAACCGAGGTGAGATTATCCAGGAAGAACAAATTATTGCCAGCCCGCGGGTAGGAGTAGATTATGCCGGCGAAGATGCTTTATTGCCTTGGCGTTTCCGGGTACAAGGTAGTCCCTGGACGAGTAAGGCCAAATGA